Sequence from the Catenuloplanes indicus genome:
GGTAGCCGACCGGGCGGCCGGTGTGCGCGGTGAGCAGCGCGGCCACGTCGGCCAGGCCGACCGCTTCCGGGCCGGTCAGGTGGTACGTGCGGTGCGCGTGGCCGGCGGGGGAGCGCAGCACCGCGGCGGCGCAGTCCGCCACGTCCGCGCGGGCCACGGCGGAGACGCGGCCGTCGGCGGCCGGGCCGCGGATGACGCCGTCCGGGCCGGCCAGCGTGAGCAGGAAGTCGGCATAGAGGTTGTCCCGCAGCGCGGTCCAGGTCAGACCGGAGGTGCGCAGGTGCTCCTCGGTGGCGTGGTGGTCGCGGGCCAGCGTGAACTCCGCGTCGGCGGCGGCGCCGAAGAACGAGATGTAGACCAGATGGCGTACGCCCGCGGTGACGGCCGCGTCGATGAACGTGCGGTGCTCGTCGAGGCGGTCGGCGGACTCGGCGGCGGAGACCATCAGCGCGACCTCGGTGCCCCGCAGCGCGCGGGCCACGGCGTCGTGGTCGCCGTACGAGGCGGCGGCCACGGTCGAGCGCGGCAGCGCCGGGGCGCGTGAGGGGGAGCGGGCGATCAGGCGCAGCGGATGGCCGGCGGCGCAGAGACGGCGGGCGACCGCGCCGCCGAGATGGCCGGTCACGCCGGTCACCGCGATCTCGATCATGCCGGTGATTGTGTCACTGGCCGTCGTCCGTGGGGCGATCACGGCGTACCGGCGGCGGCGCGGTCGTGTCGTCCCCGCGCGTGCCGCGCGCCGGGCCGGCCGGGTGGTTCTCACTGGTCCGGTCGGCCGGGTGGTTCTCGCGCGGGCCGCGCATCGGGTCGAAGAACGCGTCCTCGGCCGACTCCGGCGGGCGGCGGAACCAGGCGCGGGCGCTCGGCGTGCTGACCAGCGCGGCGTAGATGACCGGCCAGCCGAGCGAGGGCAGGCCGGCCAGCACGGTCTCCTGGGTCATCCGGGCCACGGCCAGCGCGGCACCGGCGCCGCAGAGGAGCAGCAGCAGCACGCGGCCCCAGCCGTGACCGCGGAGCACGGCCCAGGCCAGCAACAGATAGAGCGCGCCGTACGGCACCAGCGACCACGGCGGGAGGACGCTGCCCATCGGGTCGCCGGACAACCCGTACGCGAGCGTCAGGGCACCACCGGCGCCGAGCAGCACGGAGGTCGCCAGGACCGCGGCCGGCGGGAGACCGCGACGCATGACCATGCGCGGATCTAACCATGAGTATCGTTCGCGAATCAGTCATCGGCCCGCCCGCCTGGTGTCGTTCATCCGAACGAGGAGACGCTCGTCGCGCTCCGCGTAACGGGCCGTGACTGAGGATCATGCGAGCGGGTCCGGCCGTAGCGCCCCGGCCGCACAGGCGGCGATCAGGTCGTCCTTGTCCGTGCGGACGCGGCGGACATGGAGAGGCCCTGCCGCGGGGTTGGTGCGGCAGGGCGCTCAGGGGATGACTACTTGTGGTTCAGGCCCCGCATCAGCGCGAGAACGGCCCGGTTGAGCGGCACGTCCACGCCGTGCCGGTCGCCGAGCCGGACTATCGCGCCGGTGATCAGCTCGTGCTCGGTGGCGCGCCCGGCGGCCCGGTCGTAGTGCATCGACGTGCCGTCGTCCGGCGCGAACTCGTCGTAGACCTGCAGCGTGCGGGTCACGTCGTCCGCGGTCAGCGCCGCGCCCTCGGCGATGCCGGCCCGGACCGCCTCGCGCAGCAGCCCGCGGGTCAGCTCGCGTACCGACTCGTTCTGCTGGATCACGACCATGCGCTGCATGGTGAGCGCGGTGATCGGGTTGGCGGCCGCGTTCGTCAGCAGCTTGCGCCAGGCCGCGGTGCGGAAGTCCGCTACCAGTTCCACCGCGAGGCCGGAACCGGCCATCAGCGCGGCGAACCGCTCCCCGGGAAGCGAGCCGGTGCCTGCCGCTGGTGCGGCGGTGCGGTTCGCGGCGGCCGGTGCCGCCGGTGCGGTGGTGAACGCGGTCGTGAAGCCGGTCAGGGACTCGGCGCCCGCGGTGTCCGGGCAGCCCTGCACCGTGAGGCGAGCGCCCCGGCGGTGCAGCACGTGGCCGCGGTCCAGCAGCTCGGCGGCAACGTAGACCAGCGCGGGCAGCACCGTGGTGCCGGACGGGAGGAGCGGGCCGACGCGCTCGGCGTGGTCGACGCCGTTCTGCAGCACCACGACCGTGGTGTCCGGGCCGACCAGGCCGTCGAACCAGGCGGCGGCACCGGCCACGTCCTGCGCCTTGGTGGCCAGCAGCACCCAGTCGGCCGGCTGCGCCTCGCCCGGATCGACCAGCACGGGTACGTCCAGCTCGCGCACGCGATCGGTGCGCTCGATGACCAGGCGTTCCGGCCGGGTGCGCGCGCAGAGCACGACGTCGTGACCGGCGTCGTGCGCCGCCTCCGCGACCACCAGGCCGACCGCGCCGGCACCGATCACCGCGACGCGGGTTTGTCTCGTGGACATGAACCTGCCTCCCGAAGAAAGTGAGAAGATCTTCTCAGTTGGGAGTGTGACGCGACCACTTTGCGATCTCGTTACGAGGGCGTGCCAAGCGCGGGCGATACAATCCCGACATGTCGCTGCCAACTGGACGCCGGGCCGCGCCGGCCCTCGGAGTGAGCGAGGACGACGACCGCCCCCGGCGCAGCGACGCAAGGCTCCGCCGCTCCGCGCTGCTGACCGCCGTCGGCGAGCTGATCGCGGAGCGCGGCACCGAGTTCCCGCTGGCCGAGGCGGCCGAGCGAGCCGGGATCTCGACCGCCACCGCGTACCGGAACTTCTCCGACACAGGCAGCGCGGTCGATGCGTACTTCGCGGATCTGATGGGTGATCTGCTGGAGGCGTTCGACGGGCTGCCGGTCGGCGACGACCCGCTCGGCGACATCCGTGTTCTGTGTCACGAGTGGGTGGCGCAGGCCACCCGCTGGGGCGCGGCCGCGGTCCACATGCGCTCGCCGCGCGGCCTGCTGGCCCGGCGGAACATGGAGGACCCGTTCATCGGCGCACTGTACGACCGGCTGGCGCGGCTGGTGGAGACCGCGATGACGCGCGGACGGCTGCCGCAGCAGGACGTCCGGTTCGCGGTGCTGATGTGGGTCACGATCTTCGACGAGCGAGTGGTGATCGACCTCACCACCACGCTGGGGTGGAGCGAGCGGACCGCGGCCGACCACCTGACCGAGGCGCTGCTGCGCACGTTCGGCGTGCCGCCCGCGATCATCCCGCAGGCCATCTACGGCTGAGCACGCGAAAGGCCCGGCCGGAGACCGGGCCTTTCGATCACTCACTCAGTTCACTCCGGGAAGGAACCCGGCGGGACGTCGCTGGTGCTGGCGTTGCCGCCGGCCGTCGCCTCCAGGCTGATCTCCCAGATCGTGTACTGGCTGTTCGTCGTCTCGTACGTGATGGCCTCGTCGAACTTGCTGAAGTCGCAGTCCCGGTTGAACCGCGTCCCGTCGAAGTCCGACCCGCTGGTCACGTAGATCGTGTACGCGCCGTCGTGGATCGAGCTCGCCGTGAAGTTGCCCTTCGCCTGGACGTAGAACGACACCTCCGGGCGGGTCTGGCCGTTCTTCACCAGGTTGATCAGTGCGTCGTGGTCACCGCCGTTGTCGACCTTCAGCTCGCCGAGGCCACCCTGGATGCGCCGGTAGTAGTTGCCGTTCGGGGGCCGCCGGTTCTCCTCCTTGAGCGCCTTCGGCATCCACCCGCCGACCTTCAGGTCCGCCGAGCTCAGCGCGGTCGCCGCGTCCCGCAGGTCCGCGCCGCCGTCCGACCGGGACAGCAGGTTGACCGCCGAGGAACCGGTGCACAGCGCCGACCCCTCCGCGGAGAGGCTGCTGTCCAGCACGTCCGTGCTCAGCGCGTTCAGCGCGTCGACCAGCAAGTTGTGCTCGTCCGCCACCTCCTCCGGCGGCGTCACCCGGGCCAGCTCGTCGGCCTGCAGGCCGAGCATCTCACCCAGATCGTCCGCGGCCGAGGAGAGCGCGTCCGGCTTCGTGGTCCGGTTCATCGCGTCCCAGGCCGGCTGCACGTCCGCGTCCAGCGCGGACAGCACCGCCTGGTACTGCGCGGTGGTCATCGCGACCGCGGCCTGACTGGTCGCGGGCGCGGGGCCGGCACCGTTCCCGGACGGGCCCGGCTCCGGGTCGCCGCTGTTCAGCACCCACGGTACGGCCACCACACCGGCACAGAGCAGCACCACGAGCACGGCCACCCCGGCGATCAGGCCGGTGGTGCGCTTCGGCTTCGGCTGCGGCGGAGCGGCGAAACCGCCGGGAGCACCGAGCGGGTACGCGCCGGGCTGCCCCCACGCGGGCGTGCCGGACTGCGGCGGCTGACCCCACACCTGCGCACCGGGAACCGGCCCGTTCGGGCCACCGGACGCCGGCACACCCGACGTCGGGTAACCGGCGGCACCCGCGCCCGAGGTGGGGTAGCCGGGCGTGCCCGGCGGCGGGTAGCCGGGCGTACCGGCGGCGTTCGGGTTCTGCTGGTATCCGGGCGTGCCGGGAACCGGCGGGTAACCCGGGGCGCCGGACGCGGGCTGGCCGGGCACGCCGGACACGGGTGGGTAGCCGGGAGCCCCGGACACGGGCGGGTAACCGGGCGCACCGGACGCCGGCGGATGGCCGCCGGCCGGG
This genomic interval carries:
- a CDS encoding SDR family oxidoreductase, whose product is MIEIAVTGVTGHLGGAVARRLCAAGHPLRLIARSPSRAPALPRSTVAAASYGDHDAVARALRGTEVALMVSAAESADRLDEHRTFIDAAVTAGVRHLVYISFFGAAADAEFTLARDHHATEEHLRTSGLTWTALRDNLYADFLLTLAGPDGVIRGPAADGRVSAVARADVADCAAAVLRSPAGHAHRTYHLTGPEAVGLADVAALLTAHTGRPVGYHAESLAEARASRAHYAAPAWQLDAWISTYTAIASGALAPVTADVPLLSGHPATPIRALLPTP
- a CDS encoding 2-dehydropantoate 2-reductase → MSTRQTRVAVIGAGAVGLVVAEAAHDAGHDVVLCARTRPERLVIERTDRVRELDVPVLVDPGEAQPADWVLLATKAQDVAGAAAWFDGLVGPDTTVVVLQNGVDHAERVGPLLPSGTTVLPALVYVAAELLDRGHVLHRRGARLTVQGCPDTAGAESLTGFTTAFTTAPAAPAAANRTAAPAAGTGSLPGERFAALMAGSGLAVELVADFRTAAWRKLLTNAAANPITALTMQRMVVIQQNESVRELTRGLLREAVRAGIAEGAALTADDVTRTLQVYDEFAPDDGTSMHYDRAAGRATEHELITGAIVRLGDRHGVDVPLNRAVLALMRGLNHK
- a CDS encoding TetR/AcrR family transcriptional regulator, producing MSLPTGRRAAPALGVSEDDDRPRRSDARLRRSALLTAVGELIAERGTEFPLAEAAERAGISTATAYRNFSDTGSAVDAYFADLMGDLLEAFDGLPVGDDPLGDIRVLCHEWVAQATRWGAAAVHMRSPRGLLARRNMEDPFIGALYDRLARLVETAMTRGRLPQQDVRFAVLMWVTIFDERVVIDLTTTLGWSERTAADHLTEALLRTFGVPPAIIPQAIYG